The following coding sequences are from one Coffea arabica cultivar ET-39 chromosome 11e, Coffea Arabica ET-39 HiFi, whole genome shotgun sequence window:
- the LOC113717814 gene encoding protein PHYTOCHROME KINASE SUBSTRATE 1-like, whose protein sequence is MAMLTLDTASETNIPRTVPFRNSSNLRDASFSSYLNGSEETFVHQLADSSKSCEPLISTPLDHLHLVSKKAEDTEIDIFSADKYFNEGVDEETPRITHKYSPKLDQKMDPPPELDPLKQQTRSGTPSIRSESSWNSQNALLQNIPRNQLPRKTNKANRRSFLANIACNCSCSDKNSVDIDIPLGENNCNMSANGKQAYGKAGKPTKAVDLVSLSESQSSTLIREDSPCRKFDQLGIGLSTNSHFRFPASHPTTEDNPLEMQRKKEEDDTRRISLEVFGSPTERKGKMSSSLERSLNMLTWDAIVPKVDESEVQASSRGMYNDTDSDASSDLFEIESFSTNPSQYLTRQASNNSMTQTTCYAPSEASIEWSVATASAADFSVMSDTEELRSTTTKANPRGNGMALNGRSTPVREMPKRRSGILSGCYSQKAVRVAGDVYRTGENTCPGRHQKTEFLMPMTRFHAENEVARFDKRNDHFGQDTRLFTCSQSRRPTELLYKH, encoded by the coding sequence ATGGCCATGCTCACTTTGGATACTGCATCAGAAACCAACATCCCAAGAACTGTGCCTTTCAGGAATAGCAGCAATCTCCGTGATGCCTCGTTTTCTTCTTACCTGAATGGTTCTGAAGAAACTTTTGTGCATCAACTTGCAGATTCCAGTAAAAGCTGCGAGCCCCTCATCTCCACCCCActtgatcatcttcaccttgtaAGCAAGAAGGCTGAAGATACTGAAATCGATATATTTAGTGCTGATAAGTATTTCAATGAAGGAGTTGATGAGGAAACTCCCCGAATTACGCACAAATACTCTCCAAAGCTCGATCAAAAGATGGACCCTCCACCTGAATTGGATCCACTAAAACAACAGACTAGGTCAGGAACTCCAAGTATTCGCTCTGAATCAAGCTGGAACAGCCAaaatgcattgctgcaaaatatTCCCCGGAATCAGCTGCCACGGAAAACAAACAAGGCTAATCGCAGGAGCTTCCTCGCTAATATTGCTTGCAATTGTTCTTGTAGTGACAAGAACTCTGTTGATATTGATATTCCACTCGGTGAAAATAATTGCAATATGAGTGCTAATGGCAAGCAAGCTTATGGCAAAGCAGGAAAGCCAACAAAAGCTGTTGATTTGGTTAGCCTTAGTGAGTCTCAATCAAGCACATTAATCAGGGAAGATTCACCCTGCAGAAAGTTTGACCAACTAGGAATTGGATTGAGCACAAATAGTCATTTTAGGTTCCCAGCATCTCATCCCACAACTGAGGATAATCCACTAGAAATGCAgcgaaaaaaggaagaagatgaTACTAGGCGGATATCATTAGAAGTGTTTGGCTCCCCAACTGAGAGAAAAGGGAAGATGTCCTCAAGCCTTGAAAGAAGCCTGAACATGTTAACCTGGGATGCAATTGTTCCAAAGGTGGACGAAAGTGAAGTTCAAGCCAGCTCCAGAGGGATGTACAATGACACAGACAGCGATGCAAGTTCAGATTTATTTGAGATAGAAAGCTTCTCCACCAATCCCAGCCAATATCTTACCAGGCAAGCTTCAAACAACTCAATGACACAGACAACTTGTTATGCTCCAAGTGAAGCAAGTATAGAGTGGAGTGTTGCAACAGCTAGTGCAGCAGATTTCTCTGTGATGTCAGACACAGAAGAGCTGAGATCAACTACAACAAAAGCTAATCCTCGTGGTAATGGTATGGCTCTAAATGGGAGATCTACACCAGTCAGAGAAATGCCGAAAAGGCGTTCAGGTATTCTTTCAGGATGTTACAGTCAAAAAGCTGTTAGAGTTGCAGGAGACGTATACAGAACAGGTGAAAACACATGCCCTGGCAGGCACCAGAAAACTGAGTTCCTGATGCCAATGACAAGGTTTCATGCTGAAAATGAGGTGGCCAGGTTTGACAAAAGAAATGATCATTTTGGCCAGGACACACGTTTGTTCACTTGCTCACAGTCTAGACGTCCTACAGAGTTACTGTATAAGCATTGA
- the LOC113718760 gene encoding probable methyltransferase PMT2, whose translation MANKLNAGDSRTRSSVSIFIVAGLCCFFYLLGAWQRSGFGKGDSIALEVTKNGAACNVIPNLNFETHHGGGAGMIEDSDSNVKEIKPCKPRYTDYTPCQDQNRAMKFPRENMNYRERHCPPQEEKLHCLIPAPNGYVTPFRWPKSRDYVPYANAPYKSLTVEKAIQNWIQYEGSVFRFPGGGTQFPQGADKYIDQLASVIPIENGTVRTALDTGCGVASWGAYLWRRKVITMSFAPRDSHEAQVQFALERGVPAVIGVLGTIKMPYPSRAFDMAHCSRCLIPWGANDGMYMKEVDRVLRPGGYWVLSGPPINWKTNYKAWQRSKEDLEEEQRKIEEIAKLLCWEKKSEKAEIAIWQKRIDADSCRAEQENSGATFCKASDPDDVWYKKMEECITPSDVKGDEASGESIKPFPERLYAIPQRIASGSVPGVSAESYQEDSKKWKKHVNAYKRINKILDSGRYRNIMDMNAGLGGFAAALESPKLWVMNVVPTIAEKNALGVIYERGLIGIYHDWCEGFSTYPRTYDLIHANGLFSLYKDKCDFEDILLEMDRILRPEGAVIIRDAVDVLNKVQKIVRGIRWDFKLTDHEDGPLVPEKILIAVKKYWVAGENNSTSTE comes from the exons ATGGCAAACAAACTTAACGCAGGGGATAGTAGGACTAGGAGTTCTGTATCGATATTTATAGTAGCGGGTCTCTGCtgtttcttttatttgcttgGAGCATGGCAGAGAAGTGGGTTTGGGAAGGGAGACAGTATAGCTTTGGAGGTTACCAAGAATGGTGCTGCCTGCAATGTGATTCCAAATCTAAATTTTGAGACCCATCATGGTGGTGGAGCTGGAATGATTGAAGATTCTGATTCAAATGTGAAAGAGATTAAGCCATGCAAACCTCGCTACACTGATTATACTCCATGCCAAGATCAAAACCGGGCTATGAAGTTCCCAAGAGAAAATATGAACTATAGGGAAAGGCACTGTCCTCCTCAAGAAGAGAAGTTGCACTGTCTTATTCCTGCTCCCAATGGGTATGTGACTCCATTTAGGTGGCCTAAGAGTCGTGACTATGTTCCCTATGCCAATGCACCATATAAAAGCTTGACGGTTGAGAAGGCTATTCAGAATTGGATTCAGTATGAGGGAAGCGTATTCAGGTTCCCTGGTGGGGGGACTCAGTTTCCTCAAGGGGCAGACAAATATATCGATCAACTTGCTTCTGTGATACCTATTGAGAACGGGACTGTTCGGACTGCTCTTGACACTGGTTGTGGG GTTGCAAGCTGGGGAGCATATCTTTGGAGGAGAAAAGTTATAACTATGTCATTTGCACCAAGAGATTCCCATGAAGCCCAGGTTCAGTTTGCTCTGGAAAGGGGTGTACCTGCTGTTATTGGTGTTCTTGGAACAATAAAAATGCCTTATCCTTCTAGAGCCTTTGACATGGCACATTGTTCCCGTTGTCTGATTCCATGGGGAGCTAATG ATGGCATGTACATGAAGGAAGTTGATCGAGTTCTTAGACCTGGAGGATATTGGGTTCTTTCTGGTCCTCCCATCAATTGGAAGACCAACTACAAGGCATGGCAGCGCTCCAAAGAGGATCTTGAGGAAGAGCAGAGAAAGATTGAAGAAATTGCTAAACTTCTCTGCTGGGAGAAGAAGTCCGAGAAGGCTGAAATTGCAATATGGCAGAAAAGAATTGATGCTGACTCTTGCCGGGCTGAACAAGAAAATTCTGGTGCTACATTTTGCAAAGCTTCAGACCCAGATGATGTTTG GTACAAGAAAATGGAGGAATGTATAACACCATCTGATGTTAAGGGTGATGAAGCATCTGGAGAAAGTATCAAGCCTTTCCCTGAGAGGCTTTATGCTATTCCCCAAAGAATTGCTAGTGGATCAGTTCCTGGAGTCTCTGCTGAATCATACCAGGAGGACAGTAAGAAATGGAAAAAGCATGTAAATGCTTATAAGAGAATCAATAAAATCCTTGATTCTGGCAGGTATCGTAATATTATGGATATGAATGCTGGATTGGGTGGTTTTGCTGCAGCACTTGAATCTCCCAAATTGTGGGTTATGAATGTTGTGCCTACAATTGCTGAGAAGAATGCACTGGGTGTTATTTATGAAAGAGGGTTAATAGGCATCTATCATGACTG GTGTGAAGGCTTCTCCACATACCCAAGAACGTATGATCTCATTCATGCTAATGGCCTTTTCAGCTTATACAAGGACAA GTGTGACTTTGAGGACATCCTTTTGGAGATGGACCGGATCTTGAGGCCAGAAGGTGCTGTTATAATCCGGGATGCAGTTGATGTTCTAAACAAGGTGCAGAAAATAGTTAGGGGTATAAGGTGGGACTTCAAATTGACAGATCATGAGGATGGTCCCCTTGTCCCTGAGAAAATCCTGATTGCAGTAAAAAAGTATTGGGTTGCCGGTGAAAATAACTCCACTTCCACAGAGTGA